From the Manihot esculenta cultivar AM560-2 chromosome 14, M.esculenta_v8, whole genome shotgun sequence genome, the window GGAAGAagagtgttattattattatattttttgttgAAAGATAAGATGCAAGTCAAAATTGCGATAATTTTGACAAGCATGAAGAGTGTTAATTCAGACATAAACCCATTCCTTTCATCTCGTCAACCTCTTCCAGTCTGCAGTTCTTTCCTCAGAGGCAGTAGCTGCTTTCGGTTTTGAATTCTTGAAACCCAGCCCAATAGATAAAGAGAAAGCCCAACCATATACTTTGATAAACATGTGGCAATGATACAATTGTTTGCTGCCTCATGTGGAAATACACGTAATACGAATATCATCTAAATAATTTCGCCTTTATCAATAtcatatttatactatttttaaaatgaatggcAAACGTTATCCTTGcgatattaaaattcaaaaaataaaaattatttgtaatatggaaaaaatattattattttttctttaagaattttttaaaactagaaaaaaaaaaatcttgtctAAGTtatcccaaaaagaaaaaaaaatcatgtgatgtttttcaaataaattttccCTGCAAGACTATCAAGTATGAgcttttcttaatattttaattccaACTAGAATTTGAATTTTAGATGAATTTACAAATTTCTTTGTATATTTTAATGAGATTATAAGTGTATACAAATGTGGATTGAGAGAGAGAATAAGGAAATGTAGAGAGGAAAGGAATATGAATATGTTGGCTTTTCCCCATGAAAAGCGACATATCCTTCCTGAAATTTTCTTCTGCGGCATTGATAAGGCCTCCACATCATCGTTATCCAATATCCATTATCCTTAATCCTATCTATTTGATCTTTATACTGCACTAATCTCCAATCTAGCCGTAATACCATACCTTTTCAGTTTAGTTTTTCAAGGTTTTGACACGCTGTTAATTCCATATTCTTCAACGTATAGCAACCTAATCTTATAGTCAAAGCAACCTAATCCTAAATTGTCTGTTTCTATTTTGACTAAACGCATATGCTCGTTgtctttcatatatatatacttcTTTGTGGATCAAGAACTAGATTATTATGAAGCCAATGACTAAACGGCCACGTTTTACCCCAACGCAAGTTCTTATCAACTTCTTCACCACACTAGAGAAGAATGAAATGAAATGGAAAATGCTGAAATTTTGAAAGAAATTGATGGATGAAGGTGGGGGACCCCAAACAAAAGTCTGTGAGTCTGGACTTTTGAAGTTTAAACAGATAAAATGGGGCAGGAGGCAGACTGCAGACATGGCAACAAAAGGGTCTCCCTCAAATATTAGTGTGGGATCAAAAAGCTGGACACAGAGAGCAAAAGATGGGATAAAAAAtagaagggaaaattactttttagtccctgagatttaacgtaattaacacttttgtccctctattttgacgacccaacacttaagtccctcactttctctttcgtCCAAATttatagtccttccgtccatttaaaccgtttggtcaaaaagTTAAAGGTGAgagatgataattttttccaaaaataccattctcttttctccagttgcagaagaagaagaagaagttacaGAAAGGGtagtaagaagaagaagaagaagttgcagaaagggtaagaagaagaagaagaagaagaagaagaggcatttggatttgggtttgggtttagtgagggttaattttgtcaatttatgTGTTTCAAACGGCTATTTTAAACGGAAACACTACGAATTTGgatagaaaataaattgatgGATTTAAgtattgggtcgccaaaataaagggacagaagtgttaattacgttaaatcttagggaataaaaaataattttctcaaaatAGAAAGACTTGTTCTCATCCTAGCAAGTAGAGCACCACCATACCCCGACCCCACCGGAAATCCCTAGGTTAGAGCCGCAGCCAATGAGAAGGCAGAGCTTAGGATGATTCTTACATACCAACCAATTAAAAACCAGATAAGGCCTTATTGTGGTCCCAAAGGTGCAATCTCTTTCTCACTGTGGAAAAATCTCTAGACTCAAAAGTGCATCCGAAAACAGAAAGAAAGGCCCATACTGCAAAAGCGCCCTTTGTGGGTCATACCTTCTATATACTAGGCTGGGCTGCTCATATCTTTGAGCCACTCTCGGCTTCAGGTCTGAAAAACCTGAAGAAACAGAAACAGTGAAACCCCCATCCCCGAGGACCCAATGATTTCTGTTAATCAGGTTGCTTGCTTCAGCTTTGCtttgctttctcttttccttttcacttcCTGTTTTGGGTTTTCGGCTTCCGATTGATCTCGTTTATTCAATAAAACCAGCCCCCACACAAATGATTTCAGACAAAAATGTCGCCAACGCCATTGGTGGTAAAAAGGCTAGAGCTTGTGATAGTTGTATAAAAAGGCGGGCTAGATGGTTCTGTGCTGCCGATGAcgcatttctttgccaagcctgtGATTCCTCAGTGCACTCCGCCAACCCTTTAGCTCGTAGACATGAAAGGGTTCGCTTAAAGACTGTTTCTTTAAAGCATTTGGATATAGTTCCAAAGGAGAATTATGTGCCATCATGGCACCGAGGGTTCACAAGAAAGGCCAGGACACCGCGATGTGGAAAACCTGCATCtcattcaaaatttgaagaaaaattaaGGAATTCCATTCCGCTTGTACCTGAAGGCTCAGATGAGATATCTCATGAAGAGAATGAAGAGGAGCATCTCTTATACAGGGTTCCAATCTTCGAACCATTTGCTTCTCAGTTATGCATTTCAACAACGATCTCAAATAATGAAGCAGAAACGTCTGCAGCTGCTGCTGATGTTTCTGACCAAACAGTTGCTGATGCTAATGGAATCGAATCGAAGGCTTCGTTTGGTAGCAGAGGAGAGGATATTGGAAGTCTACAACGCTTTTTCCAATCCGATATGGATTTTGCAGAGTTTGACGCTGATGTGGAGAGCTTGCTCGGTAGGGGTCTTGAAAATGAATCTTTTGGGATGGAGGAGCTGGGGCTTGTGGAGAGTAAAGAAGAGGAGTTGCAGAGGGAGTATTATCAAGGAAGGGGAAAGGTGAAACTTGAAGAGGAAGAGGCAGGGGCAGAAAAGAAAGCTGCAAGGGACTACCGTGTTGATACTGATATTGAAATGGCAAGAGAACTGCCTTTCGAGTTGAGCTTTAACTACGATTCTGCAACATGTGGAGAGGAAGATGAGAAGCTACTAGGGACTCAAAATAGAGACTTAAATAACAAAGAAGATGGTGAAAacttgaagaagaaaaagaagagaaagatacTACTACAGTTAGATTACGAGGCAGTTATAACAGCTTGGGCAAGCCAAGGATGCCCCTGGACCACAGGCAACGGGCCGGACGTCGACCCAGAAGAATGTTGGCAGGAGTGCTGCATGGTAATAAAGGTGCtctctttaaatattttttcatgtaAGATCATTCgtttatatacatatacaaaGATACTTATAAAGCAAACGTTTTCAGGGAATTAGTGGAGCCGAGATTGATGACCACGGTTATGGAGATCATACAAGTGGTGTAGGTGTACAGCAACCGGCAACGGCAAACGGAGGACGAGAAGCACGAGTGTCGAGGTACAGAGAGAAGCGGAGAACAAGGTTGTTCTCGAAGAAAATAAGATACGAGGTGAGGAAATTGAATGCAGAAAAGAGGCCCAGAATGAAAGGGAGATTCGTGAAGAGGGCAAGTTTTGCAACTCCTGCTTTTCCTCTACGTACTACATGAGGAGTATTGTTCATCCACAGCAGGAAAACTGGTTTCGAACATTATATGTATTAGTTAGGCCTTTAAATTAAGAtcgataaataaaatttttttgatattttcttGCACTTTCTTTAACTTCAAAGAACTTGTACAGATATTTTCATTAATGATAAGAATTTACATTTTCTTAtcgtttaaatatttttttttcgcCCTAAAAAAGTCATATACTAATGATCGGACAATCATATGGCCATTTGGTTTAGAAGAAGCTTAAAAGAGAGAATCGGGACAGTGACGGTGTCAAGTGGGAGTGGcccataatattaaatatgaaatttggcTTTTATCCACGGTTGGATTTTAGTATAGAAATATAGTTCCtacacaaatattaaaattagaaaaaaaaattggagaCTCCCCGATTGTTTTTTAGTTGAAAATCGACTTTTGATGCGGAAAATATACTGCAGTAATATTTAGACCGTACGGACCAACTCAAATATACATTTGGTGGTAAAAAGTGTTTTAGTCATAACTTTTGTTATGAGTGTCAAAATCACTATTAAAACTCCAATTCAGAAACTCGTTTAGAGATCTATGTTTATTACTTGTCTTCGATTATGTAATGACTCATCACAAGGTCTAAAAACGCTTGTAGGACCTCAAAATAgcctttaaaaattttttatcagtattttcagatttttaaaatttttttttatatctatgTAAGGCAAATATCATATTTTGtgaaataacttattttatattaagaattatacacttttttttaaatctatctaagatttatttttttaatgttttttacgCTACgtcaagtggtatcagagcatggcGACCAGCGGCAATGGCGGTGCTCTCTGTGACGGTGATCAGGAGGGTGGAGCCCCATAGGGGGAGAAGATGTTGCAACGATTGGAGCAACGCTTTGAGCAACATATAGAGTGCTTGTCGAAGCGCTTCAAGGAATGCTTTCAGGAGATTGCAAATCATCTGGATGCTTGGAAAGTTGGACCAAACAGGATAAGGAATGATGATAGGAGACAACTAGGATATGTTGCTCATGGTGAACCTATCAATAGACCAGACCCAGTACGTAGACAACCTGCTTACGAGGAGGATGATTCAAAAGAAGAATTCGATCTAGAACTATGATGATTTAGAAGAAGAATTCGATCCAGTACTATCTCAGTTCAATTAAAATCAACGAAGGGCTGGCTATGAGCAGAGGTGATACGAAGCTCGAGATAGTGAGGATTTCCAATTAAAGATAGATATTCCTTACGTTAATGGTAGTTTGGGACTTGAGAAGTTTTTAGATTGAATTGCTGAGATAGAAAGGTACTTCGAATATGTGGAGACTTCGGCAGAAAGGAGAGTAAAATTAGTTGTCATTCGTCTGAAAGGGATGGCTTTAGCTTGGTAGGAGCGAGTACAATCTAGGTGGGAGAGAGAATGAGAATTTCTTATCCGAACCTGGTATAGGATGAAACATTTGCTGAAGTTAGAATTTTTACCACCCGATTATAAACAGATCCTGTCAACAAGGTAGTAGGATAGTTCATGAGTATACAGCTGAATTTATGAGCTTGGCGAAGTGAAATAATTTGCTAGAGTCAGAAGGGCAGCAAGTGGCTCGATATTTAGAAGGGTTGCAGGTGAATTTAAAGGACATAATTGGAGTGCAGGTAATTTGATCCTTGAGTGAAGTAAAGAATTTAGCTCTAAAGGTTGAATTAACGAAACAGAAGAGGGGCAGGAGGAATTTTAGTGGATTCAGAGATAATGTAGGATCAAAGAGTGTGAATAAAACTACTACAAACCAGCCAGAGCgtagtaattttaaaaacttcGGACTACCGTGCGCTGCAGACGCAGGTAACCCCAGCATCATAAAGAGAAAACCAAGCCATCCCCCGAATGACATCtagacactcaagtctcggaccttcaagtcgagtggaaggcatctactctcaaggacactggactgaacctttGCCAGAGATGAATCCTACCCGGGTCTAAcgaacccaaagaggacacgctAAGccgagaagctatcaactcaaccgtgcaaagctcctagagcaactaacgaAAAAGAAACACTAGAGCTCACAAAACAACAGAACAGGAACacgtgagcatacctggcatcacGA encodes:
- the LOC110630896 gene encoding zinc finger protein CONSTANS-LIKE 6 isoform X1; translation: MISDKNVANAIGGKKARACDSCIKRRARWFCAADDAFLCQACDSSVHSANPLARRHERVRLKTVSLKHLDIVPKENYVPSWHRGFTRKARTPRCGKPASHSKFEEKLRNSIPLVPEGSDEISHEENEEEHLLYRVPIFEPFASQLCISTTISNNEAETSAAAADVSDQTVADANGIESKASFGSRGEDIGSLQRFFQSDMDFAEFDADVESLLGRGLENESFGMEELGLVESKEEELQREYYQGRGKVKLEEEEAGAEKKAARDYRVDTDIEMARELPFELSFNYDSATCGEEDEKLLGTQNRDLNNKEDGENLKKKKKRKILLQLDYEAVITAWASQGCPWTTGNGPDVDPEECWQECCMVIKGISGAEIDDHGYGDHTSGVGVQQPATANGGREARVSRYREKRRTRLFSKKIRYEVRKLNAEKRPRMKGRFVKRASFATPAFPLRTT
- the LOC110630896 gene encoding zinc finger protein CONSTANS-LIKE 6 isoform X2, coding for MISDKNVANAIGGKKARACDSCIKRRARWFCAADDAFLCQACDSSVHSANPLARRHERVRLKTVSLKHLDIVPKENYVPSWHRGFTRKARTPRCGKPASHSKFEEKLRNSIPLVPEGSDEISHEENEEEHLLYRVPIFEPFASQLCISTTISNNEAETSAAAADVSDQTVADANGIESKASFGSRGEDIGSLQRFFQSDMDFAEFDADVESLLGRGLENESFGMEELGLVESKEEELQREYYQGRGKVKLEEEEAGAEKKAARDYRVDTDIEMARELPFELSFNYDSATCGEEDEKLLGTQNRDLNNKEDGENLKKKKKRKILLQLDYEAVITAWASQGCPWTTGNGPDVDPEECWQECCMGISGAEIDDHGYGDHTSGVGVQQPATANGGREARVSRYREKRRTRLFSKKIRYEVRKLNAEKRPRMKGRFVKRASFATPAFPLRTT